One window from the genome of Gambusia affinis linkage group LG14, SWU_Gaff_1.0, whole genome shotgun sequence encodes:
- the ints3 gene encoding integrator complex subunit 3, whose protein sequence is MEPAPAKAKPQGRLLVSTQLDAKDELEERLERCVVIVQALTNGLSEREANDALTANVCKGQQQHEEVCLGLFTLVLTEPSQAQRCYRDLTLVNRDGMNIVLVKINQILMEKFLKLQDNPRTQLVWLVRELVKSGVIGADGVIMTLLKQIAGGDISAKNLWLAESVLDILLEQKEWVLKSGMLIAMSVYTYLRLIVDHGTPNLLPLRQKEVDFCISMLREKFMECLIIGRDLVRLLQNVARIPEMELLWRDLLHNPQVLSPQFTGILQLLTARTSRKFLACRLTPDMETKLLFMTSRVRFGQQKRYQDWFQRQYLSTAESQSLRCDLIRYICGVVHPSNEVLSSDILPRWAIIGWLLTTCTSNVAASNAKLALFYDWLFFNPEKDSIMNIEPAILVMHHSMKPHPAITATLLDFMCRIIPHFFPPLETQVRQGVFNSLTFIMEKRVLAHLAPLFDNPKLDRELRSMLRERFPEFCSPPSPPTEVKMEEAVSMEMDNHVLDKEEGCYDHTEAAFSDDEEEVNNKGKKREFRFHPIKEAVVEEPADITPWLDQLDDTMKEKVQQIQKTSDTETQCEVMQEVVDLIMEDDFDTEQMSALASCLAELFKDHFRGEVLPEEITEESLEESVSKPVCLIFRNLVTMQEDNSGFSVLLDMLAELYQKQPKIGYHLLYYLKASKAANGKMMLYESFAQATALGDLHTCLMMDMKACQEDDVRLLCYLTPSIYSEFPDETLRSGELLNMIVAVIDSMQLQELMCHVMMGNLVMFRKDSVLNILIQSLEWETFEQYSTWQLFLAHSIPLETIIPILQHLKYKEHPEALSCLLLQLRREKPSEEMVKMVLSRPCHPEDQFTTSILRHWASKYDDTLGEHIKAQLIKNNNQPRKRQSLRSSSSKLAQLTLEQILEHLDNLRLSLSNMKNNYW, encoded by the exons ATGGAGCCTGCACCGGCAAAGGCGAAGCCACAGGGCCGGCTCCTGGTGTCCACCCAGCTGGATGCTAAAGACGAGTTAGAGGAG AGATTGGAACGGTGTGTTGTGATCGTCCAGGCACTGACCAATGGGCTGTCAGAACGGGAAGCCAACGATGCACTCACTGCCAAC GTGTGTAaaggccagcagcagcatgaggAGGTTTGTCTGGGTCTGTTCACCCTGGTCCTCACAGAGCCGAGCCAGGCCCAGAGG TGCTACAGAGATCTGACGCTGGTCAACAGAGACGGGATGAACATAGTGCTGGTAAAAATCAACCAGATCCTGATGGAGAAGTTCCTCAAACTGCAGGACAATCCCAGAACGCAG CTGGTGTGGCTGGTCAGGGAACTGGTGAAGAGTGGAGTAATTGGAGCCGACGGCGTCATCATGACTCTTCTGAAGCAGATTGCAG GCGGAGACATTTCTGCTAAGAACCTGTGGTTGGCTGAGAGCGTCCTGGACATCCTGCTCGAGCAAAA GGAGTGGGTGTTGAAGAGCGGGATGTTAATAGCGATGTCGGTGTACACCTACCTCCGTCTGATTGTGGATCACGGCACGCCGAACCTGCTGCCTCTGCGCCAGAAAGAAGTGGACTTCTGCATCAGCATGCTGCGGGAAAAG TTCATGGAGTGCCTCATCATTGGCAGAGATCTGGTTCGTCTGCTGCAGAATGTCGCTCGGATCCCGGAAATGGAGCTGCTGTGGCGGGACTTGCTGCACAACCCTCAGGTTCTCAGTCCTCAGTTTACAG GGATCCTCCAGCTCCTGACGGCTCGAACGTCTCGGAAATTCCTCGCCTGTCGACTGACTCCAGACATGGAGACCAAGCTGCTGTTCATGACCTCCAGG GTGCGTTTTGGGCAGCAGAAGCGGTACCAGGACTGGTTCCAGAGGCAGTACCTGTCCACGGCGGAGAGCCAGTCGCTGCGCTGCGACCTGATCCGCTACATCTGCGGCGTCGTCCATCCCTCCAACGAGGTGCTGAGCTCTGACATCCTGCCGCGCTGGGCTATCATTGGCTGGCTGCTCACCACCTGCACG TCGAACGTGGCAGCCTCCAACGCCAAGCTGGCCTTGTTTTACGACTGGTTGTTCTTCAACCCAGAGAAAGACAGCATCATGAATATAG AACCGGCCATCCTGGTGATGCATCACTCCATGAAGCCTCATCCTGCCATCACAGCCACGCTGCTGGACTTCATGTGCCGG ATCATCCCTCACTTCTTCCCTCCGTTGGAGACTCAGGTCCGGCAGGGCGTCTTCAATTCACTCACCTTCATCATGGAGAAGAGGGTGCTGGC TCACCTTGCTCCTTTGTTCGATAACCCAAAACTGGACCGAGAGCTTCGCTCGATGCTCAGGGAGCGGTTCCCCGAGTTCTGCAGCCCGCCGTCTCCTCCCACCGAAG TGAAGATGGAGGAGGCGGTTTCCATGGAGATGGACAACCATGTCCTGGACAAGGAAGAGGGCTGCTACGACCACACGGAGGCAGCTTTCAGCGATGACGAGGAGGAAGTCAATAACAAAG GAAAGAAGAGGGAGTTCCGGTTCCATCCAATCAAAGAAGCAGTGGTAGAGGAGCCAGCTGACATCACGCCCTGGCTCGACCAATTAGACGACACCATGAAAGAGAAGGTGCAGCAGATTCAGAAGACCAG TGACACGGAGACTCAGTGCGAGGTCATGCAGGAGGTCGTGGATCTAATCATGGAG GACGACTTTGACACGGAGCAGATGTCGGCGCTGGCTTCCTGTCTGGCTGAGCTCTTCAAAGATCACTTCAGAGGGGAGGTTCTCCCCGAGGAGATCACCGAGGA GTCTCTGGAGGAGTCCGTGTCCAAACCCGTCTGCCTGATCTTCAGGAACCTGGTCACCATGCAGGAAGACAACAGCGGCTTCTCGGTGCTGCTGGACATGTTGGCTGAGCTTTACCAGAAGCAGCCGAAGATCGGATACCACCTGCTGTACTACCTGAAGGCCAG CAAAGCGGCGAACGGGAAGATGATGCTGTACGAGTCGTTTGCCCAGGCGACGGCGCTCGGCGACCTGCACACGTGTCTCATGATGGACATGAAGGCGTGTCAGGAGGACGACGTCCGGCTGCTCTGCTACCTCACGCCGTCCATCTACTCCGAG TTTCCAGATGAGACGCTGCGGAGCGGCGAGCTGCTCAACATGATCGTAGCCGTTATCGACTCCATGCAG CTACAGGAGCTGATGTGTCACGTGATGATGGGGAACCTGGTCATGTTCCGGAAAGACTCGGTTCTGAACATCCTCA TTCAGTCTCTGGAATGGGAAACGTTTGAACAGTACAGCACCTGGCAGCTCTTCCTGGCCCACAGCATCCCACTGGAAACCATCATCCCCATCCTACAGCACCTCAAATACAAAG AGCATCCGGAGGCCTTGTcctgtctgctgctgcagctccgcAGAGAAAA GCCAAGTGAGGAAATGGTGAAGATGGTTCTGAGTCGGCCCTGCCACCCGGAGGACCAGTTCACCACCAGCATCCTGCGCCACTGGGCGTCCAAATACGACGACACGCTGGGGGAACACATCAAGGCTCAGCTGATCAAGAACAACAACCAGCCACGCAAGAGGCAGAG TCTTCGTAGTTCGAGCAGCAAACTGGCTCAGCTAACCCTGGAACAGATCCTGGAGCACCTGGACAATCTGAGGCTGAGTCTAAGCAACATGAAGAACAACTATTGGTAA